A section of the Candidatus Nitrosacidococcus sp. I8 genome encodes:
- a CDS encoding glutathione S-transferase family protein, protein MIKLYYSPGACSLASHIVLEWIGESYGAEAVKIGSPQLIKLNPAGAVPVLDTGEGWTLTQSGAILKYLTNRFPKSNLGSDGSLRGNAEFDRWLLFMTGDLHPAFYPFYFPQRYTTSKDEEDLEVVRAAARKLIAKRYELLENHLDSKDHIVGNKRTAVDAYALPMLQWGNKALKDGIKPYANLQRFHDTLVQDAQVQQVLKIEGLV, encoded by the coding sequence GTGATTAAGCTTTATTATTCACCGGGAGCTTGCTCTTTAGCTTCTCATATTGTGCTTGAGTGGATTGGAGAGTCTTACGGGGCAGAGGCAGTAAAGATTGGTAGTCCACAACTTATTAAATTAAATCCCGCAGGTGCTGTACCGGTATTAGATACAGGAGAAGGCTGGACCTTAACCCAGTCAGGTGCAATTCTTAAGTATTTAACCAATCGTTTTCCTAAATCAAATTTAGGCTCTGACGGTTCTTTACGTGGAAATGCCGAGTTTGATCGTTGGTTGTTATTTATGACGGGGGATTTACATCCTGCTTTCTATCCTTTCTATTTTCCTCAACGCTATACCACTTCTAAGGATGAGGAAGATCTAGAAGTTGTTCGTGCTGCCGCAAGAAAATTAATCGCTAAGCGCTATGAGTTACTCGAAAATCACCTTGATAGTAAAGATCACATTGTAGGCAATAAGCGTACTGCAGTAGATGCCTATGCCCTTCCTATGCTCCAATGGGGCAATAAAGCACTCAAGGATGGGATTAAGCCCTACGCTAACTTACAACGCTTTCATGATACCTTAGTGCAAGATGCTCAAGTGCAACAAGTACTTAAAATTGAAGGATTAGTCTAA
- the cbbX gene encoding CbbX protein yields MSHDNKNTGAVLAENSSVDLDAEFKSSNIQEVLDRLDKELIGLKPIKTRIHEIAALLLVDRLRKQFELLSETPTLHMNFTGNPGTGKTTVAVRMGEILKRLGYVREGHLITVTRDDLVGQYIGHTAPKTKEVIKKAMGGVLFIDEAYYLYKPENERDYGQESIEILLQIMENNRDDLVVILAGYKDKMDRFFLSNPGMRSRIAHHLDFPDYTPDELMAIARIMLANQNYRFSTEGEKAFAEYIPERMKLEHFSNARSIRNALDRARLRQANRLFASRGKKLNKIDLITIEAEDIRASRIFK; encoded by the coding sequence ATGAGTCATGATAATAAAAATACAGGTGCGGTTTTAGCTGAAAATTCATCGGTGGATTTAGATGCTGAATTTAAATCCTCTAATATCCAAGAGGTTTTAGATCGGCTAGATAAAGAGCTTATCGGTTTAAAACCTATTAAAACCCGTATCCATGAAATTGCTGCTCTTTTATTAGTCGATCGGTTACGTAAGCAATTTGAGCTTCTCTCTGAAACGCCTACTTTGCATATGAATTTTACTGGCAATCCAGGTACAGGTAAGACTACTGTTGCTGTACGTATGGGGGAAATTTTAAAAAGACTAGGTTATGTACGGGAAGGTCATTTAATTACCGTAACTCGAGATGATCTTGTAGGTCAATATATCGGTCATACTGCTCCGAAAACTAAAGAAGTTATTAAAAAAGCCATGGGGGGCGTGCTGTTTATTGATGAAGCTTATTATCTTTATAAGCCAGAAAATGAGCGGGATTATGGCCAAGAATCTATCGAAATCCTACTGCAAATCATGGAAAATAATCGAGATGATCTCGTGGTTATTCTCGCAGGCTATAAGGATAAGATGGATCGGTTCTTTTTAAGTAACCCAGGAATGCGTTCCCGAATTGCCCACCATCTAGATTTCCCTGATTATACTCCAGACGAGCTCATGGCGATTGCTAGAATTATGCTGGCTAACCAAAATTATCGCTTTAGTACTGAAGGAGAGAAAGCATTTGCAGAATATATTCCAGAACGAATGAAACTTGAGCATTTTTCTAATGCTAGATCTATTCGTAACGCCCTTGATCGTGCCCGTCTTCGTCAAGCCAATCGATTATTTGCATCTCGGGGTAAAAAATTAAATAAGATTGATTTGATTACTATTGAAGCAGAAGATATCCGAGCCAGCCGTATTTTCAAATAG
- a CDS encoding DUF2959 domain-containing protein produces the protein MNQVRYFNIIIITLFLMGCETVYYNTMEKFGVQKRDILTSRVEKVRDAQVDAKDQFQSALEQFSSVVNFDGGDLEVMYKKMNGEYEDSESKAKAVNNRIKSVENVADALFAEWEGELEQYSNASLKAQSRQELIETRAHYEKLLQSMKRAAAKMNPVLTTFHDQVLFLKHNLNAKAIASLQGSLDGIKTDVSKLVSEMESAIDEANSFIQTYEAQNKKESK, from the coding sequence ATGAATCAAGTTCGCTATTTCAACATTATTATTATCACCTTATTTCTCATGGGTTGTGAGACTGTTTATTACAACACTATGGAAAAATTTGGCGTTCAGAAGCGAGATATTCTTACTAGCCGAGTTGAAAAAGTAAGAGATGCCCAAGTAGACGCTAAAGATCAATTCCAATCAGCTCTCGAACAATTTTCTTCTGTCGTTAATTTTGATGGTGGGGACTTGGAGGTGATGTATAAAAAAATGAATGGAGAGTATGAAGATAGCGAATCAAAAGCTAAAGCAGTCAATAACCGAATTAAATCTGTTGAAAATGTTGCCGATGCCCTATTTGCAGAATGGGAAGGAGAACTAGAGCAGTATAGTAATGCTTCGCTAAAAGCACAAAGCAGGCAGGAACTGATTGAAACTCGAGCACATTACGAAAAGTTGTTGCAATCTATGAAACGGGCCGCAGCAAAAATGAATCCAGTCCTAACTACTTTCCATGATCAAGTGCTTTTTTTAAAGCATAACTTAAATGCAAAAGCGATTGCTTCTTTACAGGGTAGTTTAGATGGAATTAAAACTGATGTGAGCAAATTAGTAAGTGAAATGGAATCTGCGATTGATGAAGCTAATAGCTTTATTCAAACCTATGAAGCTCAAAATAAGAAAGAGAGTAAATAA
- a CDS encoding ribulose-bisphosphate carboxylase large subunit produces the protein MATMAEGKERYKSGVIPYKNMGYWEPSYQVKDTDIVAMFRITPQTGIEAEEAAAAVAGESSTATWTVVWTDRLTACELYRAKAFRVDQVPNTGEGTKTEAQYFAYIAYDLDLFEPGSIANLTASIIGNVFGMKAVKALRLEDMRIPVAYLKTFQGPATGVVVERERLDKFGRPLLGATTKPKLGLSGRNYGRVVYEALKGGLDFVKDDENINSQPFMHWRDRFLYCMEAVNKASAATGEVKGHYLNVTAATMEDMYERAEFAKALGSTIIMIDLVIGYTAIQSMAKWARKNDMILHLHRAGNSTYSRQKNHGMNFRVICKWMRMAGVDHIHAGTVVGKLEGDPLITKGFYDTLLGTYVPQNLEHGIFFDQDWASLNKVMPVASGGIHAGQMHQLLHYLGEDVVLQFGGGTIGHPQGIQAGAVANRVALETMIMARNEGRDYMKEGPQILEAAAKWCSPLRAALDTWKDITFNYESTDTADFVPTATGSV, from the coding sequence ATGGCAACTATGGCCGAAGGAAAAGAACGTTATAAGTCTGGTGTTATCCCTTACAAAAATATGGGTTATTGGGAACCAAGCTATCAAGTTAAAGATACTGATATAGTCGCTATGTTTCGGATTACCCCTCAAACAGGGATCGAGGCAGAAGAAGCAGCTGCAGCGGTTGCCGGAGAATCTTCTACCGCTACTTGGACGGTAGTATGGACTGATCGCCTTACCGCTTGCGAACTTTATCGTGCAAAAGCTTTCCGAGTAGATCAAGTACCTAACACTGGAGAAGGTACTAAAACTGAAGCTCAATATTTTGCTTATATCGCCTATGATTTAGATTTATTTGAGCCCGGCTCTATTGCCAACTTAACTGCCTCTATTATTGGTAACGTATTTGGCATGAAGGCAGTCAAAGCCCTTCGCTTAGAAGATATGCGTATTCCTGTTGCTTACTTAAAGACCTTCCAAGGTCCAGCCACAGGTGTTGTAGTAGAGCGTGAGCGTTTAGATAAGTTTGGTCGTCCACTGCTTGGTGCTACTACTAAGCCAAAATTAGGTCTTTCTGGCCGTAACTATGGTCGTGTTGTCTATGAAGCCCTAAAGGGTGGTCTTGACTTCGTTAAAGACGATGAAAACATTAACTCCCAGCCTTTCATGCACTGGCGTGATCGCTTCCTTTACTGTATGGAAGCTGTAAACAAAGCCTCTGCTGCTACTGGTGAAGTCAAAGGGCATTACCTTAATGTTACTGCTGCTACCATGGAAGATATGTATGAGCGTGCTGAATTTGCTAAAGCACTAGGCTCTACCATTATTATGATTGACCTAGTTATTGGCTATACTGCCATTCAATCTATGGCCAAGTGGGCACGTAAGAATGACATGATTCTCCATCTCCACCGTGCTGGTAACTCCACCTATTCACGTCAAAAGAATCATGGCATGAATTTCCGTGTAATCTGCAAATGGATGCGGATGGCAGGGGTGGATCATATCCATGCAGGAACTGTGGTAGGTAAACTCGAAGGTGATCCACTTATCACTAAAGGATTCTACGATACCCTACTTGGGACTTATGTTCCACAAAACCTTGAACATGGAATTTTCTTTGACCAAGATTGGGCTTCTTTAAACAAGGTTATGCCTGTTGCTTCCGGTGGTATCCATGCCGGTCAAATGCATCAACTCCTTCATTATCTTGGTGAAGATGTGGTACTTCAATTTGGTGGCGGTACTATTGGTCACCCACAAGGTATCCAAGCTGGAGCTGTTGCTAATCGTGTTGCTCTTGAGACCATGATTATGGCCCGTAACGAAGGTCGTGACTATATGAAAGAAGGCCCACAAATTCTTGAAGCTGCTGCTAAATGGTGTTCACCCCTTAGAGCTGCTCTAGATACTTGGAAAGATATTACCTTCAATTACGAATCCACTGATACTGCAGACTTTGTACCTACTGCTACTGGTAGCGTTTAA
- a CDS encoding ribulose bisphosphate carboxylase small subunit, which produces MMTNHGNRLTQGQFSFLPDLTDDQILAQIKYALKNNWAVNIEYTDDPHPRNTYWELFGLPMFDLKDPAGILMEINECRKTYPNHYIRVTAYSSVRGTESPAMSYIVNRPKNEPGFSLVRQEWEGRKVRYTVSSYSAQKPEGERY; this is translated from the coding sequence ATGATGACCAATCACGGAAATCGTCTCACCCAAGGGCAGTTTTCTTTTCTGCCTGATTTAACTGACGATCAAATTTTAGCTCAAATTAAATATGCTCTAAAAAACAATTGGGCAGTAAACATAGAATACACCGACGATCCCCATCCTCGTAACACCTATTGGGAATTATTTGGCTTACCTATGTTTGATCTTAAAGATCCTGCTGGAATTTTAATGGAGATCAACGAGTGCCGTAAAACTTATCCTAATCACTATATTCGGGTAACTGCCTATAGTAGTGTTCGTGGTACTGAATCTCCTGCTATGTCCTATATTGTCAACCGTCCTAAGAATGAGCCTGGGTTTAGCTTAGTACGTCAAGAATGGGAAGGGCGTAAAGTCCGTTATACCGTCAGTAGTTATTCTGCCCAAAAGCCAGAAGGTGAGCGGTATTAA